The proteins below come from a single Deltaproteobacteria bacterium genomic window:
- a CDS encoding PH domain-containing protein yields the protein MEPRLPTRSGAPDDAAIKSITRPDGNLLVYYVLASLMTAFAFPIVILPLVFKYYTLRYTLDDEGVSASWGLFFRREVYLTYRRIQDIHVRRNIVERWLGIGTVDIQTASGSSTAEMKLEGMTDYEAVRDFLYRRMRGHAAIPGASAATALEAAGEAPAGEARVIALLGEIKDELEATREALAARER from the coding sequence ATGGAGCCCCGGCTACCCACCCGCAGCGGCGCGCCCGACGACGCGGCGATCAAGTCCATCACCCGGCCGGACGGGAACCTGCTCGTCTACTACGTGCTGGCCTCGCTGATGACGGCCTTCGCCTTCCCCATCGTCATCCTGCCCCTGGTCTTCAAGTACTACACCCTGCGCTACACCCTCGACGACGAGGGGGTGAGCGCCTCCTGGGGTCTCTTCTTCCGGCGCGAGGTCTACCTGACCTACCGGCGCATCCAGGACATCCACGTACGCCGCAACATCGTCGAGCGCTGGCTGGGCATCGGCACCGTCGACATCCAGACCGCCTCGGGCAGCTCCACCGCGGAGATGAAGCTCGAGGGGATGACCGACTACGAGGCGGTGCGCGACTTCCTCTACCGCCGGATGCGCGGGCACGCGGCGATCCCGGGCGCGAGCGCGGCGACGGCGCTCGAGGCCGCGGGCGAGGCCCCGGCCGGCGAGGCGCGGGTGATCGCGCTGCTCGGCGAGATCAAGGACGAGCTCGAGGCCACCCGCGAGGCGCTCGCGGCGCGGGAGCGCTGA
- a CDS encoding PH domain-containing protein encodes MYGLIKEPLLRLVKAPLEPPEPPAGDHETLRIFRASPRYLTYRMLGLMIVGSLIVLPAFAAWAAALAQGETVTIGSVAAFTLLALCGFFLGYFLIRIDYDMRYYLVTDRSIRIREGAWTIKEMTLTHANVQNLRVSQGPLQRLFGIANLELDTAGGGGAAAQQGQQVTHAHAAQMAGIENAHEVRDLVLAHLRRNAAGSGLGDPDDEPAALPATQPAAGASSPSLLEALEAVRDAAAALRAEAER; translated from the coding sequence ATGTACGGCCTCATCAAGGAGCCCCTGCTGCGCCTGGTGAAGGCGCCCCTCGAGCCGCCCGAGCCGCCGGCGGGCGACCACGAGACCCTGCGCATCTTCCGGGCGAGCCCCCGCTACCTCACCTACCGGATGCTCGGGCTGATGATCGTCGGCTCCCTCATCGTGCTGCCCGCCTTCGCCGCCTGGGCCGCGGCCCTCGCCCAGGGCGAGACGGTGACGATCGGCTCGGTGGCGGCCTTCACCCTCCTCGCCCTCTGCGGCTTCTTCCTGGGCTACTTCCTGATCCGCATCGACTACGACATGCGCTACTACCTCGTGACCGATCGCTCGATCCGGATCCGGGAGGGCGCCTGGACGATCAAGGAGATGACCCTCACCCACGCCAACGTGCAGAACCTCCGGGTGAGCCAGGGTCCCCTCCAGCGCCTCTTCGGCATCGCCAATCTCGAGCTCGACACCGCCGGCGGCGGCGGCGCGGCGGCGCAGCAGGGTCAGCAGGTCACCCACGCCCACGCCGCCCAGATGGCCGGCATCGAGAACGCCCACGAGGTGCGCGACCTGGTCCTCGCCCACCTGCGCCGCAACGCCGCCGGCAGCGGCCTGGGCGATCCCGACGACGAGCCCGCGGCGCTGCCCGCGACGCAGCCCGCGGCCGGCGCCTCCTCCCCGTCGCTGCTCGAGGCCCTCGAGGCCGTCCGCGACGCCGCCGCCGCGCTGCGGGCCGAGGCCGAGCGCTGA
- a CDS encoding co-chaperone GroES family protein, giving the protein MEAPTPPKKSHRLILPLGMRVLVKILHDEERTETGLYLPEGAKAKHEEAFYAEVIEVARDRATGDEPSENVSGIPHGAKVLFPKTKGVPVPWDDSLRLVDVKDVLATVEEHSEEEAH; this is encoded by the coding sequence ATGGAAGCGCCGACGCCCCCGAAGAAGAGCCACCGCCTCATCCTCCCTCTGGGCATGCGGGTCCTGGTGAAGATCCTCCACGACGAGGAGCGCACCGAGACGGGCCTCTACCTGCCGGAGGGCGCGAAGGCGAAGCACGAGGAGGCCTTCTACGCCGAGGTCATCGAGGTCGCTCGCGACCGGGCCACCGGCGACGAGCCCTCGGAGAACGTCTCGGGCATCCCCCACGGGGCGAAGGTGCTCTTCCCCAAGACCAAGGGGGTCCCCGTCCCCTGGGACGACTCCCTGCGCCTCGTCGACGTGAAGGACGTGCTCGCCACCGTGGAGGAGCACAGCGAGGAGGAGGCCCACTGA
- a CDS encoding CotH kinase family protein: MSDDRSQLEALVPVMQLPDDQLLAALEPHLDVDAFLDFWITELIISHADGYARNTNNFYLYFDPDTGRMNFIPWGIDSIFHVGNRAAPWEERPPPEILWEEGVLAHRLYRHPTMGPLYLERLPLLLDALWDEDALLARANEYHALLSPYVVDANREAFEGEVDRVRYFIRSRRDALQNALARPPPVTDDLLRDPWCVDQIGTVQATFATTWGNLAEQDPFAAGTGTLTLDPAVDPTLPPITRVGSKSGYDEQGRQNVIQVVTWHDPNIALVLNLTVANPADLAPGMSLPLDWLESSGHIFKVIFQPGADPEVSILGLVGDGVLYLHEAGTEAGDGVVGTVDALVYESIW; encoded by the coding sequence TTGAGCGACGACCGCTCCCAGCTCGAGGCGCTGGTGCCCGTGATGCAGCTCCCCGACGACCAGCTCCTCGCCGCCCTCGAGCCTCACCTCGACGTCGACGCCTTCCTCGACTTCTGGATCACCGAGCTGATCATCTCCCACGCCGACGGCTACGCCCGGAACACGAACAACTTCTATCTCTACTTCGACCCCGACACCGGGCGGATGAACTTCATCCCCTGGGGCATCGACTCGATCTTCCACGTGGGCAACCGCGCGGCCCCCTGGGAGGAGCGGCCGCCCCCGGAGATCCTCTGGGAGGAGGGCGTCCTCGCTCACCGCCTCTACCGGCACCCGACGATGGGGCCCCTCTACCTCGAGCGCCTGCCCTTGCTCCTCGACGCGCTCTGGGACGAGGACGCGCTGCTGGCCCGGGCGAACGAGTACCACGCCCTGCTCTCGCCCTACGTGGTCGACGCGAACCGCGAGGCCTTCGAGGGCGAGGTCGATCGGGTGCGCTACTTCATCCGCAGCCGGCGGGACGCCCTCCAGAACGCCCTGGCCCGGCCGCCGCCGGTCACCGACGACCTCCTGCGCGACCCCTGGTGCGTGGACCAGATCGGCACCGTCCAGGCCACCTTCGCCACCACCTGGGGCAACCTCGCCGAGCAGGATCCCTTCGCGGCGGGCACGGGCACCCTCACCCTGGACCCGGCGGTGGACCCCACCCTGCCGCCGATCACCCGCGTCGGCTCCAAGAGCGGCTACGACGAGCAGGGCCGGCAGAACGTGATCCAGGTCGTCACCTGGCACGATCCGAACATCGCCCTGGTGCTGAACCTGACCGTCGCCAACCCGGCGGACCTCGCCCCGGGGATGTCCCTGCCCCTCGACTGGCTCGAGAGCTCGGGCCACATCTTCAAGGTGATCTTCCAGCCGGGGGCCGATCCCGAGGTGTCGATCCTCGGGCTGGTGGGCGACGGCGTGCTCTACCTCCACGAGGCCGGCACCGAGGCGGGCGACGGCGTCGTCGGCACCGTCGACGCGCTGGTCTACGAGTCGATCTGGTGA
- a CDS encoding HAMP domain-containing sensor histidine kinase, with amino-acid sequence MFEKISRWLTPPQAQDREADLRVTKNRRLLVSYLLVITGVVFFFSFFDLATGKLISARINLAAAVPLLLLTLSFRFTDRFVLTSVLAVVLCQLLLGAQHLYAPDGLLSNLFWPPLLTILSVHLLGRRDGLRLGLASSLLVLIAGFLRPRLGLEGDPFSEQDIFEFHLVSLALMVVVGGHIAGRLATEVDQMVGRIEGQRERVFDLYETNSALLSMIGHDLNNHLMVVDLRLSLVEREISGAPRESCQIAREQLDRVMKIVEQTNAFNAMRTGKLSIRPVPVCLPQALLQTLELFERDLERRHLSVETRGLEPGEKLEVIAEPFSLVSNVLANVVSNAIKFSPDNASLVVEMERGAQEVLLRVSDQGAGIPPDLLPHVFDFGRPTTRRGVRREKGTGFGMPILKMFMERYGGSVEAHSEAGKPGTTLVLRFKRPTAEAA; translated from the coding sequence TTGTTCGAGAAGATCAGCCGGTGGCTCACGCCGCCGCAGGCGCAGGATCGTGAGGCCGATCTTCGGGTGACGAAGAACCGCCGGCTGCTGGTCAGCTACCTCCTGGTCATCACCGGGGTGGTCTTCTTCTTCTCCTTCTTCGATCTCGCGACCGGGAAGCTCATCTCGGCCCGGATCAACCTGGCCGCGGCGGTCCCGCTCCTGCTCCTGACCCTCAGCTTCCGTTTCACCGATCGCTTCGTGCTCACCTCGGTCCTGGCGGTGGTCCTCTGTCAGCTGCTCCTGGGGGCCCAGCACCTCTACGCCCCGGACGGCCTCCTCTCGAACCTCTTCTGGCCCCCGCTCCTCACCATCCTGAGCGTCCACCTCCTCGGTCGCCGGGACGGGCTGCGGCTGGGCCTCGCCTCCTCGTTGCTGGTGTTGATCGCCGGCTTCCTGCGGCCGAGGCTCGGGCTCGAGGGGGATCCCTTCTCCGAGCAGGATATCTTCGAGTTCCACCTCGTCTCCCTTGCGCTCATGGTCGTCGTGGGCGGGCACATCGCCGGGCGCCTCGCCACCGAGGTGGACCAGATGGTGGGGCGGATCGAGGGGCAGAGGGAGCGCGTCTTCGATCTCTACGAGACGAACAGCGCCCTCCTCTCGATGATCGGCCACGACCTCAACAACCACCTGATGGTGGTGGACCTCCGCCTCTCCCTGGTCGAGAGAGAGATCTCGGGGGCGCCGCGGGAGAGCTGCCAGATCGCGCGGGAGCAGCTCGACCGGGTCATGAAGATCGTGGAGCAGACCAACGCCTTCAACGCCATGCGCACCGGCAAGCTCTCGATCCGCCCGGTCCCCGTCTGTCTCCCCCAGGCCCTGCTCCAGACCCTGGAGCTCTTCGAGCGGGACCTGGAGCGGCGGCACCTCTCGGTGGAGACCCGGGGCCTCGAGCCCGGGGAGAAGCTGGAGGTGATCGCCGAGCCCTTCTCCCTGGTGAGCAACGTCCTGGCGAACGTCGTCTCCAACGCGATCAAGTTCTCCCCCGACAACGCCTCCCTGGTGGTGGAGATGGAGCGCGGCGCACAGGAGGTCCTGCTGCGGGTCAGCGACCAGGGCGCCGGGATCCCGCCCGATCTCCTGCCCCACGTCTTCGACTTCGGGCGGCCCACCACCCGCCGGGGGGTCCGCCGGGAGAAGGGCACCGGCTTCGGGATGCCGATCCTGAAGATGTTCATGGAGCGCTACGGGGGCTCGGTGGAGGCCCACTCCGAGGCAGGCAAGCCGGGCACCACCCTGGTCCTGCGCTTCAAGCGGCCCACGGCCGAGGCGGCCTGA
- a CDS encoding DUF2490 domain-containing protein, which yields MTRRLLLPLLALALLSPLPARAAPEAQLWLEGGVRYRPVKELWLSFDQHLRWDNDLTRLRKIMPELGLRYGVHKNFRAALGYRLIAEGNNQRQFTTAHRVMLDLLPRYRVGEVTLAYRARLQLTSGASGSGDPLEPVLRQRIGLAYGTELGVEPFVEAELYLQLGGGTTGATKWRLTLGAAYSIADHDCELFYRVQRPIGDPNPDTWHILGLGYRFSIR from the coding sequence ATGACCCGCCGACTCCTCCTGCCGCTCCTCGCGCTGGCGCTCCTCTCGCCCCTGCCGGCCCGGGCCGCCCCCGAGGCCCAGCTCTGGCTCGAGGGAGGGGTGCGCTACCGGCCCGTGAAGGAGCTCTGGCTCTCCTTCGATCAGCACCTGCGCTGGGACAACGACCTGACGCGCCTGCGCAAGATCATGCCCGAGCTGGGTCTGCGCTACGGCGTCCACAAGAACTTCCGTGCGGCGCTCGGCTACCGCCTCATCGCCGAGGGAAACAACCAGCGCCAGTTCACCACCGCCCACCGGGTGATGCTGGACCTCCTGCCCCGCTACCGCGTCGGGGAGGTCACCCTGGCCTACCGGGCCCGGCTGCAGCTCACCTCCGGCGCGTCGGGCAGCGGTGATCCGCTCGAGCCGGTGCTGCGCCAGCGGATCGGCCTCGCCTACGGCACCGAGCTCGGGGTCGAGCCCTTCGTCGAAGCCGAGCTCTACCTGCAGCTCGGGGGAGGCACCACCGGAGCCACCAAGTGGCGGCTGACCCTCGGCGCCGCCTACTCGATCGCGGATCACGACTGCGAGCTCTTCTACCGGGTTCAGCGCCCCATCGGCGATCCGAACCCCGACACCTGGCACATCCTGGGTCTGGGTTACCGCTTCTCGATCCGGTAG
- a CDS encoding DUF4956 domain-containing protein, which produces MLDELLAWFLDVYGANEFMDIEAVAKLVVRLGTDLFFTTLIVRFVYVRRYRWNDQVFTYFIFNLITFSLCFLLRKVPIELGFALGLFAVFGILRYRTEPIRIRDLTYLFVVIGLAILNALANKKISVAELLVMNIAIVGLTYTLEYVLRHKYFESKLITYDDLELLKPGREAELRADLRARTGLVIARAEVMSVNLLRDTAEITVYCVDAESGAATLEPAERGEVNA; this is translated from the coding sequence ATGCTCGATGAGTTGCTCGCCTGGTTCCTGGACGTCTACGGCGCCAACGAGTTCATGGACATCGAGGCCGTCGCGAAGCTGGTCGTCCGGCTGGGCACCGATCTCTTCTTCACGACGCTGATCGTCCGCTTCGTCTACGTCCGGCGCTACCGCTGGAACGACCAGGTCTTCACCTACTTCATCTTCAACCTCATCACCTTCTCGCTCTGCTTCCTGCTGCGGAAGGTGCCCATCGAGCTGGGCTTCGCCCTCGGCCTCTTCGCGGTCTTCGGGATCCTGCGCTACCGCACCGAGCCGATCCGGATCCGCGATCTGACCTACCTCTTCGTGGTCATCGGCCTCGCCATCCTCAACGCGCTGGCCAACAAGAAGATCAGCGTCGCCGAGCTGCTGGTGATGAACATCGCCATCGTCGGCCTCACCTACACCCTCGAGTACGTCCTGCGGCACAAGTACTTCGAGTCGAAGCTCATCACCTACGACGACCTCGAGCTGCTCAAGCCGGGGAGGGAGGCGGAGCTGCGGGCCGATCTGCGCGCCCGCACCGGGCTGGTCATCGCCCGGGCCGAGGTGATGAGCGTGAACCTCCTGCGGGACACCGCCGAGATCACCGTCTACTGCGTGGACGCCGAGTCCGGCGCCGCGACCCTCGAGCCCGCCGAGCGCGGGGAGGTGAACGCATGA